A genomic segment from Desulfonatronum thioautotrophicum encodes:
- a CDS encoding helix-turn-helix transcriptional regulator, translating to MRGKILLNLLNAIELLSRPQGATIQEIGENLGLHRRSVYRLMEAIQELGFPVYDAKGEAGAAKQWKMLDDYVVRLPNITLPKVDLTPSEAMAIQFMVADNRLSRAQSLRRNLDQALAKLSLLLPQNVSDSLRRFSETSFVVSKLTKDYSRKEGVIDDLMEAMLTSRMCEVDYHAYSTDHVKSYAVEPLSLCEHDGGLYLFVRISRYEEIRLLAVERILGLRILESSFVYPDDFDPQERLKNAFGVYFDDPVEITVRFSPEVAKYVLDRKWSEGQRVTKLDDGGVEMWMRTSGKTEVLRWVLGFGPNAEVLEPAELRNEVKMLLKKSVQLY from the coding sequence ATGCGTGGAAAAATTTTGCTGAACCTGCTCAACGCCATTGAACTTCTGAGCAGGCCGCAAGGGGCAACCATTCAGGAAATTGGAGAAAACCTCGGCCTGCATCGGCGGAGCGTTTACAGGCTGATGGAAGCGATCCAGGAACTTGGCTTTCCAGTTTACGACGCCAAGGGTGAGGCTGGGGCGGCGAAGCAATGGAAAATGTTGGATGATTACGTTGTTCGCTTGCCGAACATCACTTTGCCCAAGGTGGATCTGACGCCATCCGAGGCAATGGCCATTCAGTTCATGGTTGCGGACAACCGGCTGTCCAGGGCTCAGTCATTACGCCGGAATCTGGATCAAGCCCTGGCCAAGCTCTCGTTGCTTCTGCCCCAAAACGTTTCGGATTCATTGCGCAGATTCTCGGAAACAAGTTTTGTCGTCTCGAAGCTGACAAAGGACTACAGCCGGAAGGAAGGGGTCATTGACGACCTGATGGAAGCCATGCTCACCTCAAGAATGTGCGAGGTGGACTATCACGCCTACAGTACCGATCACGTAAAATCCTATGCCGTGGAACCGCTCAGCTTATGTGAACATGACGGAGGGCTTTACCTGTTCGTGCGTATCTCCCGATACGAGGAGATCCGTCTGCTGGCCGTGGAAAGGATTCTCGGCCTGCGCATCCTGGAATCATCGTTTGTCTATCCTGACGACTTTGATCCGCAAGAGCGGCTGAAGAACGCTTTCGGCGTATATTTTGACGATCCTGTCGAGATCACGGTTCGGTTCAGTCCGGAAGTCGCCAAATATGTTTTGGATCGCAAATGGTCGGAAGGGCAACGTGTGACCAAACTGGATGATGGAGGCGTGGAGATGTGGATGCGTACCTCGGGAAAGACGGAGGTTCTGCGGTGGGTATTGGGCTTTGGCCCGAATGCTGAGGTGCTCGAACCAGCGGAACTGAGAAATGAGGTAAAGATGCTACTCAAAAAGTCGGTGCAACTCTACTGA
- a CDS encoding helix-turn-helix transcriptional regulator has product MSIENKKENNYPKLLRLRQVLQILPISKSSWYKGIKDGKYPTPLKLGKRTSCWFAHEIYELIENYKTQEI; this is encoded by the coding sequence ATGTCTATTGAAAACAAGAAAGAGAATAACTACCCAAAGCTTTTAAGATTGCGTCAAGTCCTTCAAATATTACCAATTTCAAAATCAAGCTGGTACAAAGGTATTAAAGACGGCAAATATCCTACACCATTAAAATTAGGAAAGCGAACAAGTTGTTGGTTTGCGCATGAAATATATGAATTAATTGAAAATTATAAAACTCAAGAAATTTAA